In a genomic window of Rhizobium tumorigenes:
- a CDS encoding DUF4142 domain-containing protein encodes MASTDQEFEPLYIDMQTSAHMEAVTLFATYAKGGDDAAVKAFAKKTLPKLEMHKMHVLGLVAAH; translated from the coding sequence ATGGCATCGACCGACCAGGAATTCGAGCCGCTCTACATCGATATGCAGACGTCGGCGCACATGGAAGCCGTTACGCTGTTTGCCACCTATGCCAAGGGTGGGGACGATGCGGCAGTGAAAGCTTTCGCCAAGAAGACGCTACCGAAGCTCGAGATGCACAAGATGCATGTTCTCGGGCTCGTCGCGGCACACTGA